CTCAGCTCACCATGCGTACCTTCCATCAGGGTGGTGTCGGTGGTGACATTACCGGTGGTCTGCCCCGTGTCCAGGAACTCTTTGAAGCTCGCGTTCCGAAGAATCGGGCCCCCATTGCGTCGGTCGCCGGTACCGTCCACTTGGAGGATGAAGGCAACTTCTACACCCTGACTATCACGCCTGATGATGGTTCAGATGATGTTGTCTATGAGAAATTGTCCAAGCGGCAGGGTCTAGCCATGGTGCGACGACCCATGGAGTCCAACCCCAATGCGATGATCGAACGCACCCTTCGTGAGGGCGATCATGTTGAGGTTGGTGACCGGTTGCTGCGCGGACCCGCTGATCCGCACGACGTCTTGGAGGTGCTGGGTCGTCGAGGCGTGGAACAACACCTCATTGACGAAGTTCAAGCTGTGTACCGGACCCAGGGTGTGGCTATCCACGATAAGCACATCGAAATCATCATCCGCCAGATGCTGCGTCGCGGTACGGTGATTGAATCCGGTTCCACTGAGTTCCTGCCCGGAACCCTGGTGGATCTCCAAGAGGCGAAATTGGCGAATAAGGAAGCTGTGGCTGCCGGTGGTGAAGCTGCCGAACTTCGAAGCGAAATCATGGGTATTACCAAGGCTTCCTTGGCTACCGAATCCTGGCTATCGGCTGCGTCCTTCCAGGAAACCACCCGGGTTCTTACCGATGCGGCGATCAATAAGCGCTCCGATAAGCTCATTGGTCTGAAAGAAAACGTCATCATCGGTAAGCTCATCCCGGCGGGAACCGGTATTAGCCGCTATCGCAATATCACGGTGAACCCCACGGAAAGCGCCCGCAGTGCTAGCTACCCCATTTCTACCTTTGGGGATAGCATTTACGGTGGAGATGATTCCTTCAGCGAATTCACCGGACCGTCTGTGCCCCTGGAAGAAGCTAACTTCTTTGACCAGTAACAGATCTCTGAGCGGATAGCGACGCCGCCTCACGGCTCCTCGCTTAGATCCCAGTACACCCCGTGTTTTTCTTCGGAAAAGCGCGGGGTGTAGTCCTGTTCAGGTAACTCAGGCTTGCCTAGCTTGAAAAAAGCACCGCTGAGGAAGAACATGGAAAAGATAAAAGCAGTGGGGGAGCTCGCTGGCAACAACCTGTACCAGTCCATCCAAGGAGTTGAGGATTCATGGCTAGAAGCCAACGGGTCCAATGGGTAGATATTGCCAAAGGGCTGTGTATTCTGCTCATCGTTGTTCACCACGTGAGTATGTATCCGTTCAGCTCCGAGATTCTCCTGGAACTACAAGCGTCAGTTAGTGCCATCCGAGTTCCCCTCTTTTTCTTCTGCTCGGGACTATTTGCCACCCGATTACTCAGCGGCTCTCTCACCTGGCTGTGGCAAAAGCGGATCTGGCCTTGGCTTTTCCCCTTCACCCTGTGGACTTTTATCTATCACATGGGCATTCACCAAATGAGCCCGGCAGACACCGTCCCGATGTTGGTGCATCCGGAGTCTTTTCTCTGGTTTCTCCAAGCCCTCATTCTCTACAGCATCCTGACCTGGCTTACCCGTTTCATCCCCCGAGTCCTGGTATTCCTCATTTCACTTCTTCCGCTTCTCTTCTTCCCACTATCCGACATTCTCGGGGACTACTACGGAATCATGAGATGGTGGCCGGTGTTCCTATGCGGACTGTACAGCCGCTATCTGATTTTTCCGGACCCGAAGACTCACGAATCAGGAATCGATAAGGTTCGACGCCGCCCCGGCTATCAGCTCGCCGCCGTTGGCATCTTCTCCGGTATCGTCTCACTAGCTCTGTGCATGGAGTTCCTGGAAGTCAAAGTCATCCAATATGATCTCTTCAGTTCAGAAGCATGGGCGGCATATGATCGACTCAAACTTATCCCCATCGCCTTAAATGGGGTGGCCTTAGCCATCTTTTTTGCCATGCTCTTAGAGCGCCAACAAAGCGTTCTCCTATCTCACGTTGCGGATCTTCTAGCCTTGGCCGGGCGGCACACCCTGCCTATTTATCTCAGTCACCTACCGGTCAATATTCTCTTTGAGTACCACGCTGTGGAGCTTTTGGGGTGGACTTCCTGGGCCGATGCGCACCCCATCATGATGACCGTGATCGGTACTGGGATTTGCTTGGCGATTGCAATGCTTCTAGAACTTCTAGCAACAAGGGTTCCTGGCTGTCGATGGTTGGTGTATGCACCTGGACGCGATCAACGAAAAAAGGAACATCAAGGTTCTCGGGACAGGCTCTCTCCATCGCGTGAAAACCACCGCCACTCCATCGTGCTCCACTAAGTCACCTAGATACACCTCCACTAGGAACCGCATCAACTGTTCTTGGTACCGTGCTGGACCAGCGGAGGAAACCCCAGCCGTCGAGACCTTAGCTTAAGTGAATCTGCAGTTGGTTAGGGCTAGCATTCTAGCCATACTGAGCTGGGCAAATATGGCCCGACGCGGGAGCGGTGCATGGTGATACGATGATGAAGTCATCGCAGTACCTCGGTGCTATGCCAAGAATGAGTAAATAGAAACTTCCTCTCGGGAAAGTGACTCTAGCTGATCTTGTCTAGGCGTGCCATACCTGAAAGATTTTCATGACGCGAACATCTGCCCACCCTGTGGCATGGTGCCTTATCTTCCTGGGGCTATTAATCATTGCTCCGGCACTTAGCCTAGGGTTCGGCCCGGCAGCTATCCCCTTTTCTGAGGCTTTCCATATTTTTTGGGGAAAACTGAGCGGTCTCGGCGATTTATCGCAGTACCACAGCAACGTCGTCAGTATTATTTGGCAACACCGGGTTCCGAGGATTCTCAGTGCCATCGGGGTGGGGGCCATTCTTGGCATCAGTGGCGTAGTTATGCAAGCCGTGATCAGAAACCCCCTCGCAGAACCCTATGTCCTCGGACTGAGCTCCGGAGCATCCACGGGTGCAGCCATCGCCATCGTGATATTTGGCAGTGTCGCTGCCGCCGTAATAAGCGGCATGGCTTTTGTCGGAGCTATAGCAGCTACCGCGGTGGTGCTGTGGCTAGGAATAGGGCGGGGAAGTAGCTCCCTCAAACTTGTCCTCGCCGGTGTGGCTATGGGGTTTATGTTTAGCGCCCTCACCAATCTCCTCATCATCAAAGCGAATAACGCCGAAACAGCCCAAAGTGTTATCTTTTGGACTCTCGGTTCTTTAAGCCGACCCTCGTTGAATCAAGCGCTCACACTCTGCGTGGTAGGGCTTGTGCTCGGCCTATCAATGTGGGTGTGCGGGCCCTATCTTGACGCCCTAGCGTCGGGAGATCACACGTGCATCGCTATTGGCATTAACCCCACCATCACCCGGGTGTTCGTGCTTATCCCGGTTTCAGCAGCAGTTGCCATTGCCGTTGCCCAGACCGGAGGGATTGGATTTATCGGTTTAGTGGTTCCACACCTTGTGCGTCCTTTATCCGGCTACGCTCATCGAGGAGTCATTGCACTAACTGCTGTGGTGTCCTCGCTATTACTCCTCGCCACAGACACAGTTGCGCGCACAGTCTTAGCGCCGGTCGATATTCCCATCGGGGTTATTACTGCGCTTCTTGGGGCGCCACTTCTGATTGTTTTGACCAGGAGGCTGAGCTCATAACGATGATTGACTTCCATGACATTGGCCTTAGTCGAGGCGAAAAAACCCTTCTCCATGGGGTAAGTGGGATAATTCATGACGGGGAAACGGTGGGTATTGTTGGGCCAAATGGGGCGGGGAAAACAACCCTATTGAAGGTGCTTTATAAAGCGTTGCGGGCAGATCGCGGGAATGTTGTTGTGGATGGGGACGATATTGCTGCCTTAGGGCGTAAACATATTGCTCGCAGAATGGCGGTGGTAGCTCAGCATGAGGATAACGCTCTGCCTTTGACCGTGAAAGATAGCGTCCAGTTAGGTCGCTTAGCCCAGCATAACGCCCTGAACTACGGCAGCCCCAAGGATCAGGATGCGGTACGCAGCGCCCTGGTGAGTGTCGGGCTGGATCATTGTGGAGAGCGATTAATTAGTGAGTTATCCGGAGGAGAATTGCAGCGAGTGCTGATAGCGCGAGCTATTGTGCAAGAAGCGAGCCATTTGCTGCTGGATGAACCTACGAATCATTTAGATATTCACCATCAGTTTGCCATTTTGAAGATGGTGAAGAATTTAGGGAAAACCAGTGTTGTGGTTTTGCATGATCTTAATTTAGCGGCGCACTATTGTGACCGAGTGGTGCTCTTAAACCGGGGGGAGATTGTAGCGCAGGGGTCACCGGAAAAAGTTTTTGATCCAGCATTGATTTCCGAGATTTACCACATCCACGCCCAAGTGATAGCTATTCAGGGTAAACGTCACCTGGTTTTTGAAGACCATCATCCTTAAGAGAAGGAACAACTATGAGACTAGGGGAAAAGACATCCGCATTACTCGGTGTTTTCAGTATTGCGGGAATAGTGCTGACAGGTTGCAGTGCACCGGAAAGCGCTAAAGATGATGCTCCCGCGCAGGCTGCTGGGGCTGACATTGAGGTAGAAAGCTGTGGCCGCACCGTTCATCTCGATCACATACCGGAGCGGGTGGTCTTTCAAAATAACGTGGGAGCCTCGCAGCTCATGGATCTGGGATTGATGGATAAGGTGGTTGCGCGCTCAGGGGATATTGACACCTCTGTGTATGCGCCTGACCAAGCATCACTGATTGATGCTTTGCCTCGCCTGGAGGGGACAGACCTGGGCAGCGGGCACACCAAGCTAGCTACCGAGACGCTGTTGGACAATGATGTAGACCTAGTTCTGAGCCACCACTCCGGGGTTGATATTGACAAGGCTGAAGAATCGGGGATTGCGGTTTATATTCCTGCGGCTTATTGCAGTGGGGCGAAAACTAAAGCAGCCAGTTTTGATGACGTGAAAAAGGAAGTGAGCACCTTCGGTACGCTTTTCGGGGTAGAAGATAAAGCCGAGGCGTTGAATCAAAAGATCACTACTCGGATTGAGGAGTTGGAAAAAGAAGAACCTCAATCACCGCTTAGGGGTAAAAAAGCTATCGCGCTTTTTATCACTCCGGGGGATACCGGAACGGTGTGGGCCTACGGCACTGGTGCCATGATTCAGCCGCAATTTGAGGCGCTAGGGATGAAGAACCTCTATGATGACCGCTCCGAACGTGTTTTTGAGGTCTCTATGGAAGATGTCCTCGCTAAGGATCCGGACCTGGTGGTGCTCCTCCACACTGCCGGAACCGAGGAGGATGTTATGACGACCTTCCAGCAGATCAGGGGGTATGAAGCGCTGCGGGCTTATCAGAATAAGGCAGTGGCGGTGATGCCTTATTCGCTGGTTGATCCGCCTTCATCGCTATCGCTCCAGGGGGTTGACACATTGAAGGAAAAAGTTCTCCCAAGCCACCCTTCAGTAAGCCGCGCCTGAGGTCCGACGCTTAAGGGGGGTAGCCCTACAAGCAATTCTCAAAATCATCTGAGAAAACCTTTCTGAGCTGCCCCTACTTGCAATCCTTAAGGAGGCTTTTTTCACGTCCCTCATCCCAGGCAGCAGCTGTGATCCAATTGTTTCACAGCAAAACCGGAGCGGAATGAGGAGTGTCATAAACATGAATGAGCCAGACGTCGGACCTAAAACACTAAGCCCCGGGTCACCACGATTTTGCTGCTGGCGACAGTCTTACCGCTTATTGATTCCAGCGTGGTGAATGTGCTTCTGCCTGCCATCGGACATGCCCTGGGGGTGGCCGAAGCCGATGCTCAACTAGGAGTTTCCGGCTACATGCTGGCCGCAACTGCGGGGATTGTGCTCTCGACATCCCTGGTAAGAAGATTTGGCTCCACGCAGGTCCTCATGGTCACGATGATTCTTTTCGGAGTGGCATCCCTAGTGGTGGGGCTCAGCCCAAACCTGGTGGTGTTTAATCTTTCTCGGGTAGTCCAAGGCGCTGCCAGTGGTTTTATCATGCCAGCTGTGCAAGCCGTCGCTGCGGACATTGTAGGCAAGGAGGGGATGCGGGCAGCACTGGCAACAATCGGGCTTCCTGCGGTAATTGCTCCAGCTTTTGGCCCTCTGCTAGGCGGAGCACTGGTGCATCTGGTGGGCTGGAGGACTCTCTTTCTCATTAACATTCCCCTGGTGGTTGGCGCCTTACTCCTAGCACCTAAAGCATTAGCGAAAAGCACCCCTCACATTCTTCCGCTGGGGGCAGGGCAGGCGGTTCCCGCGATCCTCGGCATGGTGGGACTGCTCTGGGGTATCAGCAGCATCGGAGGTTACCCCAGCTCAACGGTGCTCCTCATTTTTGCTCTGGCACTGATCTGCATCGCTATTTTTGCGGTCCTGGACTGGCGAGCCAAAACCCCTCTCTTGGACGTGAGCGTTTATCGCCAACTGTCTTTCAGCACAGTGATCCTGTTGTGCTTTATGGTGGGGGCGGTGTTTTATGGCACCCTTTTGTCCACCTCTATGCACACCCAGCTGGAACTCGGTCAACTCGCGTGGGTGGCAGGCCTGGTACTAGCCGCACAAGGGGCTGGGGCCTGGATTACCCGCAGCGTCATCAAAGGTCCCTGGAAATCTGCTGATCCTTTTCTCATCCTCGG
This genomic interval from Corynebacterium poyangense contains the following:
- a CDS encoding MFS transporter, which translates into the protein MLLATVLPLIDSSVVNVLLPAIGHALGVAEADAQLGVSGYMLAATAGIVLSTSLVRRFGSTQVLMVTMILFGVASLVVGLSPNLVVFNLSRVVQGAASGFIMPAVQAVAADIVGKEGMRAALATIGLPAVIAPAFGPLLGGALVHLVGWRTLFLINIPLVVGALLLAPKALAKSTPHILPLGAGQAVPAILGMVGLLWGISSIGGYPSSTVLLIFALALICIAIFAVLDWRAKTPLLDVSVYRQLSFSTVILLCFMVGAVFYGTLLSTSMHTQLELGQLAWVAGLVLAAQGAGAWITRSVIKGPWKSADPFLILGGGLILAAISSLAMQLINHWSMTAALLMLGCAVFRGLGLGGCTLMALSAGYEVLSAEKSATVAAHTRLALQCGGGLGAAVVGIWPGSSWSLGAATCGFSLLGAVFAFSLLLRQSRTPVVA
- a CDS encoding ABC transporter ATP-binding protein: MIDFHDIGLSRGEKTLLHGVSGIIHDGETVGIVGPNGAGKTTLLKVLYKALRADRGNVVVDGDDIAALGRKHIARRMAVVAQHEDNALPLTVKDSVQLGRLAQHNALNYGSPKDQDAVRSALVSVGLDHCGERLISELSGGELQRVLIARAIVQEASHLLLDEPTNHLDIHHQFAILKMVKNLGKTSVVVLHDLNLAAHYCDRVVLLNRGEIVAQGSPEKVFDPALISEIYHIHAQVIAIQGKRHLVFEDHHP
- a CDS encoding FecCD family ABC transporter permease — translated: MTRTSAHPVAWCLIFLGLLIIAPALSLGFGPAAIPFSEAFHIFWGKLSGLGDLSQYHSNVVSIIWQHRVPRILSAIGVGAILGISGVVMQAVIRNPLAEPYVLGLSSGASTGAAIAIVIFGSVAAAVISGMAFVGAIAATAVVLWLGIGRGSSSLKLVLAGVAMGFMFSALTNLLIIKANNAETAQSVIFWTLGSLSRPSLNQALTLCVVGLVLGLSMWVCGPYLDALASGDHTCIAIGINPTITRVFVLIPVSAAVAIAVAQTGGIGFIGLVVPHLVRPLSGYAHRGVIALTAVVSSLLLLATDTVARTVLAPVDIPIGVITALLGAPLLIVLTRRLSS
- a CDS encoding ABC transporter substrate-binding protein — encoded protein: MRLGEKTSALLGVFSIAGIVLTGCSAPESAKDDAPAQAAGADIEVESCGRTVHLDHIPERVVFQNNVGASQLMDLGLMDKVVARSGDIDTSVYAPDQASLIDALPRLEGTDLGSGHTKLATETLLDNDVDLVLSHHSGVDIDKAEESGIAVYIPAAYCSGAKTKAASFDDVKKEVSTFGTLFGVEDKAEALNQKITTRIEELEKEEPQSPLRGKKAIALFITPGDTGTVWAYGTGAMIQPQFEALGMKNLYDDRSERVFEVSMEDVLAKDPDLVVLLHTAGTEEDVMTTFQQIRGYEALRAYQNKAVAVMPYSLVDPPSSLSLQGVDTLKEKVLPSHPSVSRA
- a CDS encoding acyltransferase family protein — encoded protein: MARSQRVQWVDIAKGLCILLIVVHHVSMYPFSSEILLELQASVSAIRVPLFFFCSGLFATRLLSGSLTWLWQKRIWPWLFPFTLWTFIYHMGIHQMSPADTVPMLVHPESFLWFLQALILYSILTWLTRFIPRVLVFLISLLPLLFFPLSDILGDYYGIMRWWPVFLCGLYSRYLIFPDPKTHESGIDKVRRRPGYQLAAVGIFSGIVSLALCMEFLEVKVIQYDLFSSEAWAAYDRLKLIPIALNGVALAIFFAMLLERQQSVLLSHVADLLALAGRHTLPIYLSHLPVNILFEYHAVELLGWTSWADAHPIMMTVIGTGICLAIAMLLELLATRVPGCRWLVYAPGRDQRKKEHQGSRDRLSPSRENHRHSIVLH